From Acinetobacter lwoffii, a single genomic window includes:
- a CDS encoding 2-hydroxyacid dehydrogenase translates to MKQKVVVFSQIDTDIQNKLEQNYQVSYIQPKLGDVNQQLLQQVQDADGMIGAGRLLNRDNLASVTRLKIISSVSVGYDNYELDYLNEKKIYLSHTSHVLTETTADLAFTLLMSAARKVAYLDQWTKQGQWQRTVGEAQFGMDIFGKTLGIIGLGHIGAAIARRGFYGFNMNILYHNRREKPELAQGLNAKYCQLEELLQRSDFVVVAVDLNADSKALIATAELAKMQSHAVLVNISRGSVIDEQALISALKAKQVFAAGLDVYQKEPLKESELFQLDNVVTLPHVGSATAATRKKMAELAYQNLVDALEGRVPRYVVNPEF, encoded by the coding sequence ATGAAACAAAAAGTGGTTGTATTTAGTCAAATTGATACTGATATTCAAAACAAGCTGGAACAAAATTATCAGGTTAGTTATATACAACCGAAGCTAGGCGATGTGAATCAACAGCTTTTGCAGCAGGTTCAGGATGCTGATGGCATGATTGGCGCAGGGCGCTTGTTGAATCGCGATAATCTGGCCAGTGTCACCCGGTTAAAAATTATCTCCAGTGTCAGTGTCGGTTATGACAACTATGAACTGGATTATTTAAATGAAAAGAAAATTTATCTCAGTCATACGTCGCATGTACTGACTGAAACCACTGCTGACCTGGCTTTCACTTTACTGATGTCAGCAGCACGCAAAGTGGCTTACTTGGATCAATGGACCAAGCAGGGACAATGGCAGCGTACCGTGGGCGAAGCACAATTTGGTATGGATATTTTTGGAAAAACCCTCGGAATTATTGGTCTCGGTCATATTGGAGCTGCAATCGCACGTCGTGGTTTTTACGGTTTTAATATGAATATTCTGTATCATAATCGTCGGGAAAAACCAGAACTTGCTCAAGGGTTGAATGCGAAATATTGCCAGCTTGAGGAACTGTTACAGCGTTCTGACTTTGTGGTCGTTGCAGTAGATTTGAATGCGGATTCTAAGGCGCTGATTGCGACAGCGGAATTGGCTAAAATGCAATCCCATGCAGTATTGGTCAATATTTCACGTGGCTCGGTCATTGATGAACAGGCATTAATTTCAGCTTTAAAAGCCAAGCAGGTTTTTGCTGCCGGTCTGGATGTGTATCAGAAAGAGCCGTTAAAGGAATCGGAATTATTCCAGTTGGATAATGTGGTTACATTGCCACATGTGGGTTCGGCCACTGCAGCCACCCGTAAAAAAATGGCAGAACTGGCTTATCAGAATCTTGTTGATGCCTTGGAAGGACGAGTGCCCCGTTATGTGGTCAATCCGGAATTTTAA
- a CDS encoding M48 family metalloprotease, whose translation MKRLALACGLSLYMVAGHGSNHDFNQVNVQFSVPDIGTGVGLLDQQKEKMIGEKVYREVHKQMPVMQNPWLEDQLLSVFSHILSQTQLQQPIGLLVINDPQINAFAVPGGLFALNAGLINSARNMDEVAGVMAHEIAHVTQRHYSRSQDAFKGQGLLALAGILVGALVASQADGDVGTAVMMGSQAVLLDKQLTYSRNQEREADRIGMQYMYRSGYNPHSMADFFEVMHRSTSRLSFLPDFWFTHPLTTERMSEARLRANQLPAVKRNLNDQDFEIIKWYSRVLSGQTNAEQLILMDRQNNFAGQLALTAYQIQQSDFQAAQATLDRAKKHNQMHPLQVLFQTDIYLAQNQLDAALESVASAARIMPENRALNYKYAEVLIRAKQPDKAKVLVQRFLNANSRDVSGWRLMQLAANAEPDSPIKAANVLRYRAEVEYWSGYEETAIKSLLHAQRSVKNNQSLSSTIRQRLKQMQQAHQYKI comes from the coding sequence TTGAAACGATTGGCGCTGGCGTGTGGCTTAAGTCTGTATATGGTAGCAGGGCACGGCTCTAACCATGATTTTAATCAAGTAAATGTACAATTTTCTGTGCCTGATATTGGTACAGGCGTCGGCTTACTCGATCAACAAAAAGAAAAAATGATCGGTGAAAAAGTCTATCGTGAAGTGCATAAACAAATGCCAGTCATGCAGAATCCATGGCTTGAAGATCAACTGCTTTCGGTATTTTCTCATATACTGAGTCAAACTCAGTTACAACAGCCGATCGGTTTGCTGGTGATTAATGATCCGCAAATTAATGCTTTCGCCGTACCGGGTGGCCTCTTTGCACTTAATGCTGGTCTGATTAATTCAGCCCGAAACATGGATGAAGTGGCAGGAGTGATGGCGCATGAAATTGCACATGTCACACAACGTCATTACAGTCGTTCTCAGGATGCATTTAAAGGCCAAGGTTTACTGGCGCTAGCCGGAATTCTCGTCGGTGCTTTGGTCGCTTCTCAGGCAGATGGTGATGTCGGCACAGCGGTCATGATGGGTTCACAGGCAGTACTTCTAGATAAACAGCTCACCTATAGTCGTAATCAGGAGCGCGAAGCAGACCGGATCGGGATGCAGTATATGTACCGTTCTGGCTATAACCCGCATAGCATGGCAGACTTCTTTGAGGTCATGCATCGCTCGACCAGCCGATTGAGCTTTCTGCCAGATTTCTGGTTCACTCATCCACTCACCACAGAGCGTATGAGTGAAGCGCGTTTACGTGCCAACCAGCTTCCTGCGGTGAAACGCAATCTCAATGATCAAGACTTTGAAATTATCAAGTGGTATAGCAGGGTATTGTCTGGTCAGACCAATGCAGAGCAGCTTATCCTGATGGACCGGCAAAATAATTTTGCAGGCCAGCTTGCCTTAACTGCCTATCAAATACAGCAAAGTGATTTCCAGGCCGCGCAGGCCACTTTAGATCGAGCAAAAAAGCATAACCAGATGCATCCTTTACAGGTTTTATTCCAGACTGATATTTATTTAGCTCAGAACCAGCTTGATGCAGCTTTGGAAAGTGTAGCGTCAGCAGCGCGGATCATGCCGGAAAATCGAGCGCTCAATTATAAATATGCAGAAGTGCTGATTCGCGCCAAGCAACCCGATAAAGCAAAAGTTTTAGTGCAGCGATTTCTAAATGCCAATTCACGAGATGTCAGTGGCTGGCGACTAATGCAACTGGCTGCCAATGCAGAGCCAGATTCGCCGATTAAGGCTGCTAATGTGCTGCGCTATCGTGCAGAAGTAGAATACTGGTCAGGATATGAAGAAACTGCCATCAAATCATTATTACATGCACAGCGTAGCGTAAAGAATAATCAATCTTTATCGTCCACCATTCGCCAGCGTCTGAAGCAGATGCAGCAGGCACATCAATATAAGATTTAA